A window from Hoeflea sp. IMCC20628 encodes these proteins:
- a CDS encoding FAD-dependent oxidoreductase: MSVPVPDKARVVIVGGGVSGCSVAYHLAKLGWRDIVLLERKQLTCGTTWHAAGLIGQLRASLNMTRLAKYSADLYIKLEEETGVATGMRQCGSITVALTEARKEEIYRQASLARAFDIDVQEVSPEEVLKMYPHLNISDVTAAVHLPLDGQCDPANIAMALAKGARQNGARIIEGVKVTAITSADGQVTGVDWQQGEETGSIAADIVVNCGGMWGRDLAAQSGVTLPLHACEHFYIVTEAIEGLPRLPVLRVPDECAYYKEDAGKMLLGAFEPKAKAWGMQGIPEDFCFDQLPEDFDHFEPILEQAVNRLPLLATTGIHTFFNGPESFTPDDRYYLGEAPEIKGYWVAAGYNSVGIVSSGGAGFALAQWMNDGEPPFDLWEVDIRRAQPFQKNRHYLRERVTETLGLLYADHYPYRQMETARGIRRSPIHEQLKARGAVFGEMAGWERANWFADEGQEREYKYSWKRQNWFDNQKREHTAVREAVGLFDMTSFGKIRVEGRDAVSFMQRLCANEMNVEPGKIVYTQMLNTRAGIECDLTVTRLSDMAFLLIVPGFTLQRDLAWLRRHLEDEFVVITDVTAAESVLCIMGPNARNLLQAVSPNDFSNEAHPFGMAREIEIGMGLARAHRVTYVGELGWEIYVSSDQTAHVFEALADAGTDHGLKLCGLHTLDSCRIEKGFRHFGHDITDEDHVLEAGLGFAVKTKKGEFIGRDAVLSKREEGLSRRLVQFQLKDPEPLMFHNEVIVRDGEIVSIITSGNYGHHLGGAIGLGYVPCKGESVEEMLASTYEIEIAGERHSATASLKPLYDPGSLRVRM, encoded by the coding sequence ATGAGTGTGCCAGTTCCAGACAAGGCCCGTGTTGTCATTGTTGGCGGCGGGGTCTCTGGCTGTTCGGTGGCCTATCACCTGGCCAAGCTCGGCTGGCGCGACATCGTGCTCTTGGAACGCAAGCAATTGACCTGCGGCACCACCTGGCATGCGGCCGGGCTGATTGGACAGTTGCGCGCTTCGCTCAACATGACCCGTCTCGCCAAATATTCGGCCGATCTCTACATCAAGCTCGAGGAAGAGACCGGCGTCGCCACCGGGATGCGGCAATGCGGATCGATCACCGTAGCGTTGACCGAAGCGCGCAAGGAGGAAATCTACCGGCAGGCGTCGCTGGCCCGCGCCTTCGATATTGATGTGCAGGAAGTCAGCCCTGAAGAGGTGCTGAAGATGTATCCGCATCTCAATATCTCCGACGTCACCGCGGCGGTGCATCTGCCGCTCGACGGGCAATGCGACCCGGCCAATATCGCCATGGCGCTGGCCAAGGGCGCACGCCAGAACGGCGCCCGCATCATTGAGGGCGTCAAGGTGACGGCAATCACCAGTGCCGACGGGCAGGTGACCGGGGTCGACTGGCAGCAGGGCGAGGAAACCGGCTCTATCGCGGCTGACATTGTGGTCAATTGCGGCGGCATGTGGGGCCGCGATCTTGCGGCGCAATCGGGCGTGACGCTGCCACTGCATGCCTGCGAGCATTTTTACATCGTCACCGAGGCGATCGAAGGCCTGCCGCGGCTGCCGGTGCTGCGGGTGCCGGATGAATGCGCCTATTACAAGGAAGACGCCGGCAAGATGCTGCTCGGCGCTTTCGAGCCGAAAGCCAAGGCCTGGGGCATGCAGGGAATCCCGGAGGATTTCTGCTTCGACCAGTTGCCGGAGGATTTCGATCACTTCGAGCCGATCCTCGAACAGGCGGTCAACAGGCTGCCGCTGCTGGCCACCACCGGCATTCACACCTTCTTCAACGGGCCGGAAAGTTTTACCCCGGATGACCGCTATTATCTCGGCGAAGCGCCGGAGATCAAAGGCTACTGGGTCGCAGCCGGGTACAACTCCGTCGGCATCGTCTCATCCGGCGGCGCAGGCTTTGCGCTGGCGCAATGGATGAATGATGGCGAGCCGCCGTTCGATCTGTGGGAAGTCGATATCCGCCGGGCACAGCCATTCCAGAAGAACCGGCATTATCTGCGCGAGCGGGTGACTGAAACCCTTGGCCTGCTTTACGCCGATCACTACCCCTACCGGCAGATGGAGACCGCACGCGGCATTCGCCGTTCGCCGATCCATGAGCAGCTGAAAGCACGCGGCGCGGTGTTTGGTGAAATGGCCGGTTGGGAGCGGGCCAACTGGTTCGCCGATGAGGGTCAGGAGAGGGAATACAAATATTCCTGGAAGCGGCAGAACTGGTTTGACAACCAGAAGCGCGAACACACGGCGGTGCGCGAGGCTGTCGGCCTGTTCGACATGACCTCGTTCGGCAAGATCCGGGTCGAGGGACGCGATGCGGTTTCCTTCATGCAGCGGCTTTGCGCCAATGAGATGAATGTCGAGCCGGGCAAGATTGTCTACACCCAGATGCTCAACACCCGTGCCGGCATCGAGTGCGATCTGACCGTGACGCGGCTGTCGGACATGGCGTTCCTGCTGATTGTTCCCGGCTTTACCCTGCAACGCGATCTGGCCTGGCTGCGGCGGCATCTGGAAGATGAGTTCGTTGTCATCACCGATGTCACGGCCGCGGAATCGGTGCTTTGCATCATGGGCCCGAATGCCCGCAATCTTCTGCAGGCGGTGAGCCCGAATGATTTTTCCAATGAGGCACACCCGTTTGGCATGGCACGCGAAATCGAGATCGGCATGGGATTGGCGCGCGCACACCGCGTCACCTATGTCGGCGAACTCGGTTGGGAAATCTACGTGTCTTCCGACCAGACCGCCCATGTGTTTGAAGCGCTGGCCGACGCAGGCACCGATCACGGGCTGAAGCTTTGTGGCTTGCACACGCTCGATTCCTGCCGGATCGAAAAAGGCTTCCGGCATTTTGGCCATGACATCACCGACGAGGATCATGTGCTGGAAGCCGGTCTCGGTTTTGCGGTGAAAACCAAGAAGGGCGAGTTCATCGGCCGCGATGCGGTGTTGAGCAAACGCGAAGAAGGCCTGTCGCGCCGGCTGGTGCAGTTCCAGCTCAAGGATCCGGAGCCGCTGATGTTCCACAACGAGGTGATTGTCCGCGACGGCGAGATTGTTTCGATCATCACCTCGGGCAATTACGGCCATCATCTCGGCGGCGCCATCGGGCTCGGCTACGTGCCTTGCAAGGGCGAAAGCGTCGAAGAGATGCTTGCCTCAACTTACGAAATCGAAATTGCCGGGGAACGCCATTCAGCAACGGCGTCCCTGAAACCGCTTTACGACCCCGGCTCGCTCCGCGTCCGGATGTGA
- a CDS encoding FAD-dependent oxidoreductase has translation MGEIAGHARVVIIGGGVVGVSALYHLAKAGWTDCVLLEKNELTAGSTWHAAGNVPTFSSSWSIMNMQRYSTELYRGLAEEVDYPMNYHVTGSIRLGHSKERLREFQRVAGMGRYQGMDLDILSPDEIKSRYPFAETHDLTGALYDPYDGDIDPAQLTQALAKGARDLGAKIYRFCPATGVRRENDEWVISTEKGEIRCEYVVNAAGYYAREVGKLFGRDMPMMVMSHQYMLFDEVPELAAWSKEVGHKLPLMRDVDSSYYLRQEKNGFNLGPYERNCRAHWTTPDDPMPADFSFQLFPDDLERLEWYINDAVERVPLLGTAGLTKNINGPIPYTPDGNPLIGPMPGVPNAFEACVFTFGICQGGGAGKVLAEWVMQGETEWDMWSCDPRRFTGFCDQDYAIAKGMEVYGHEYGMHFPHHAWPAGRNKKLSPVHDRIADLGAQFGAYDGWERANWYARPGDDTSEEATQTWAREGAWFEAVREECLAVRDAAGILDLPGFSRFKVQGPGARDWLNTLITGMAPKPGRIGLGYFADARGRIVTEMSLMALDEDFFFLITAATAQWHDFEWLTKHLPTGSEIAIEDVTDAFACQILTGPKSRDILSAITEADLSKPWLTHQSAQIAGTWCQLVRVSFAGELGWEIHTKVEDTAPVFDAVMQAGQAHGLRPFGMFALNSLRLEKSYRAWKGDLSTDYTMLQGGLERFVKFEKPDFIGKQALLAERQRGVSKRFVTLMVDAGDCDAPYMSTLWHDGKVVGETTSGGWGHRIGKSIALGMVRADLSEPGTVLEVEIFGERFVATLAPDEPLWDPRNERLRA, from the coding sequence GTGGGCGAGATTGCAGGGCATGCACGGGTTGTCATTATCGGAGGCGGCGTGGTCGGGGTCTCGGCGCTTTACCATCTGGCCAAGGCTGGCTGGACCGATTGCGTCCTGCTCGAAAAGAACGAACTGACGGCTGGTTCCACCTGGCATGCTGCCGGCAATGTGCCGACATTCTCGTCGTCCTGGTCGATCATGAACATGCAGCGTTATTCGACCGAACTCTACCGGGGTCTGGCCGAAGAAGTCGATTACCCGATGAATTACCATGTCACCGGGTCGATCCGGCTGGGGCATTCCAAAGAGCGCTTGCGGGAGTTCCAGCGCGTGGCCGGCATGGGCCGCTATCAGGGCATGGATCTCGACATTTTGTCGCCAGACGAAATCAAGTCACGCTATCCGTTCGCCGAAACCCATGATCTCACCGGCGCGCTCTATGATCCCTATGACGGCGACATCGATCCGGCGCAGTTGACCCAGGCGCTGGCCAAGGGCGCGCGCGATCTTGGCGCCAAGATCTACCGCTTCTGTCCCGCCACCGGCGTACGCCGCGAAAATGACGAGTGGGTGATATCGACCGAAAAGGGCGAGATCCGCTGCGAATATGTGGTCAATGCCGCAGGCTATTACGCCCGCGAAGTCGGTAAGTTGTTCGGTCGAGACATGCCGATGATGGTGATGAGCCATCAGTACATGCTGTTTGACGAAGTTCCGGAACTGGCGGCCTGGAGCAAGGAAGTCGGCCACAAGCTGCCGCTGATGCGCGACGTCGACAGTTCCTACTATCTCCGGCAGGAAAAGAACGGCTTCAATCTCGGCCCTTACGAGCGCAATTGCCGGGCTCATTGGACAACGCCGGACGACCCGATGCCGGCGGATTTCTCGTTCCAGCTGTTCCCGGACGATCTCGAGCGGCTGGAATGGTACATCAATGACGCGGTCGAGCGGGTGCCGTTGCTGGGCACGGCGGGACTGACGAAAAACATCAACGGGCCGATTCCCTATACGCCGGACGGCAATCCGCTGATCGGGCCGATGCCCGGTGTGCCCAATGCATTCGAGGCCTGCGTCTTCACCTTCGGCATCTGCCAGGGCGGTGGTGCCGGCAAGGTGCTGGCCGAATGGGTGATGCAGGGCGAGACCGAGTGGGACATGTGGTCCTGCGATCCGCGCCGCTTCACCGGGTTCTGCGATCAGGATTACGCGATCGCCAAGGGCATGGAAGTCTATGGCCATGAATATGGCATGCATTTCCCGCATCACGCCTGGCCTGCCGGGCGCAACAAGAAACTTTCGCCGGTGCATGACCGGATCGCGGATCTCGGTGCGCAGTTCGGTGCCTATGATGGCTGGGAGCGGGCCAACTGGTATGCGCGGCCTGGCGATGACACCAGCGAAGAAGCGACGCAGACCTGGGCGCGTGAGGGGGCCTGGTTCGAGGCCGTCCGCGAGGAATGTCTGGCGGTGCGCGATGCTGCCGGCATTCTCGATTTGCCGGGGTTCTCACGGTTCAAGGTTCAGGGGCCCGGCGCGCGCGACTGGCTCAACACGCTTATCACTGGCATGGCGCCAAAGCCGGGCCGGATCGGGCTGGGCTATTTCGCCGACGCCAGGGGCCGCATTGTCACCGAAATGTCGCTGATGGCGCTGGATGAGGATTTCTTCTTCCTGATCACCGCCGCCACGGCGCAATGGCATGATTTCGAATGGCTGACCAAGCATCTGCCCACCGGCTCCGAGATTGCCATTGAGGATGTGACCGACGCGTTTGCCTGCCAGATCCTGACCGGGCCGAAATCGCGCGATATCCTGTCCGCCATCACCGAGGCTGATCTGAGCAAACCCTGGTTGACCCACCAGTCGGCGCAGATTGCAGGGACATGGTGCCAGTTGGTGCGGGTCTCCTTCGCCGGTGAACTGGGCTGGGAAATCCACACCAAGGTTGAGGACACGGCGCCGGTCTTCGATGCGGTGATGCAGGCGGGGCAGGCACATGGGCTGAGGCCGTTCGGCATGTTCGCGCTCAATTCGCTGCGGCTGGAAAAGAGCTACCGGGCCTGGAAGGGGGATCTGTCGACTGATTACACCATGCTGCAGGGCGGGCTCGAGCGCTTTGTCAAATTCGAAAAACCCGACTTCATCGGTAAGCAGGCACTGCTGGCGGAACGTCAGCGCGGCGTGTCCAAGCGCTTTGTCACGCTGATGGTCGATGCGGGTGATTGCGATGCGCCCTACATGTCGACGCTCTGGCATGACGGCAAGGTGGTGGGTGAAACCACGTCGGGAGGCTGGGGGCACAGGATCGGCAAATCCATTGCGCTCGGCATGGTCCGCGCCGATCTGAGCGAGCCCGGCACAGTGCTTGAAGTTGAAATATTCGGCGAACGTTTTGTCGCCACGCTGGCTCCTGACGAACCCTTGTGGGATCCCAGGAATGAAAGGTTGCGGGCATGA
- a CDS encoding universal stress protein: MTTKLVVGLDGHGSGERALAYAERLAKLIGDCELMIVYVVEWSPYSFQTAEENAQRHKRREEEISTATQRVIDPAVAKVHAAGLKATGKVRHGDVASILMTVAEEEKAEQIIVSRSSEGGFAKRFFGSATSNLVMHASVPVTVVN; this comes from the coding sequence ATGACAACAAAACTGGTTGTTGGCCTTGATGGCCACGGGTCAGGCGAACGTGCCCTGGCCTATGCGGAGCGGCTGGCCAAGCTCATCGGGGATTGCGAGCTGATGATCGTCTATGTGGTGGAATGGTCGCCTTATTCCTTCCAGACGGCTGAAGAAAACGCACAGCGCCACAAGCGCCGTGAAGAGGAGATCTCAACGGCAACGCAGCGGGTCATCGATCCGGCTGTCGCGAAGGTGCATGCGGCCGGGCTCAAGGCCACGGGCAAGGTACGGCATGGCGATGTCGCATCCATCCTGATGACTGTTGCGGAAGAAGAGAAGGCCGAGCAGATCATTGTCAGCCGGTCTTCGGAAGGCGGTTTTGCGAAACGCTTTTTCGGCAGCGCGACCTCCAATCTTGTGATGCACGCATCCGTGCCGGTCACCGTTGTCAATTGA
- the uxuA gene encoding mannonate dehydratase → MKESWRWYGPLDRISLGDVAQTGASSIVTALHEIPYGEIWPREIIAERKAGIMAAGFDWVVVESLPIHERIKRNDGDLSGLFANYRQSMANLAAEGIKTICYNFMPLLDWTRTDLAAPVANGGSCLRFSAPKMAALELFMLGRSAAREDYSADVITAAELWFRASTDADRAELMHSVMSGLPGAFERYDADGLKAALKRYEGIDRRALRAHYQRFLEEIIPAAEDLGMRFCVHPDDPPRDILGLPRIVSAADDIAWILNAVDSPANGLTLCAGSLGANPDNDVPAIVRKFASRIWFAHLRNVRKDVDGSFEEAAHLSGDTDMVDLIAALLQEEARRRASGDKDWEIPFRPDHGHELLDDAARNTHPGYPLIGRMRGLAELRGVIAGLSYAGTPAS, encoded by the coding sequence ATGAAGGAAAGCTGGCGCTGGTATGGTCCGCTGGACAGGATTTCGCTGGGTGATGTGGCACAGACCGGTGCAAGCAGCATCGTCACGGCATTGCACGAGATCCCCTATGGAGAAATCTGGCCGCGCGAAATCATTGCCGAACGCAAAGCTGGGATCATGGCAGCCGGTTTCGACTGGGTTGTCGTTGAAAGCCTGCCTATTCACGAGCGCATCAAGCGCAATGACGGCGACCTGTCGGGGCTTTTTGCCAATTACCGGCAATCCATGGCCAATCTGGCGGCAGAAGGCATCAAGACGATCTGTTACAATTTCATGCCGCTGCTTGACTGGACCCGCACAGACCTTGCGGCGCCTGTTGCCAATGGCGGAAGTTGCCTGCGGTTCTCAGCGCCGAAAATGGCTGCCTTGGAACTGTTCATGCTTGGCCGCAGTGCAGCGAGGGAGGATTATTCGGCCGATGTAATCACGGCTGCCGAATTGTGGTTTCGGGCTTCAACGGATGCTGACCGCGCCGAGCTGATGCATTCGGTGATGTCCGGCCTGCCGGGCGCCTTCGAGCGTTACGATGCAGACGGGTTGAAGGCGGCGCTGAAGCGATATGAAGGAATTGATCGGCGCGCGCTGCGCGCTCATTACCAACGGTTTCTGGAAGAAATCATCCCGGCTGCCGAAGATCTCGGCATGCGGTTTTGCGTTCATCCTGACGACCCGCCGCGGGACATTCTGGGCTTGCCGCGGATTGTCTCCGCCGCCGACGACATCGCCTGGATCCTAAATGCCGTCGACAGTCCGGCCAACGGGCTGACCTTGTGTGCCGGCTCGCTTGGGGCCAATCCGGACAATGATGTGCCGGCGATTGTCCGCAAGTTTGCCTCGCGAATCTGGTTCGCGCATCTGCGCAATGTCCGCAAGGATGTCGATGGCTCGTTTGAGGAAGCAGCGCATCTTTCAGGTGATACAGACATGGTCGACCTGATTGCCGCACTTCTGCAGGAAGAGGCGCGACGCCGTGCGAGCGGAGATAAAGATTGGGAAATTCCGTTCCGTCCGGATCATGGTCACGAATTGCTGGATGATGCAGCCCGCAACACGCATCCTGGCTATCCGTTGATCGGCCGCATGCGCGGGCTTGCCGAATTGCGTGGCGTGATTGCCGGCTTGTCCTATGCCGGGACCCCGGCCAGCTAA
- a CDS encoding ferric reductase-like transmembrane domain-containing protein, translating into MRRIFSSPYLFWALLALPAIPMLISLVSDPGVAEGLLHPTGEFSARFMIIAMMITPLRMIFPKAGWLNWLMRRRRALGVAAFLYAVLHLVLYVIDEGALAPMLAEFTELGIWTGWLAFAIFVPLGLTSNAASQRWLLAGWTKLQRFVYPAAVLTLLHWIFVNNNLGPALVHFVPLAALEAWRIWKTYSGRAGPAVAATDP; encoded by the coding sequence GTGAGACGCATTTTTTCATCGCCCTACCTGTTTTGGGCATTGCTCGCCCTGCCAGCCATACCCATGCTGATCTCGCTGGTTTCCGACCCGGGTGTCGCCGAGGGGCTGCTTCATCCCACCGGTGAATTCTCTGCCCGCTTCATGATCATCGCTATGATGATCACGCCGTTGCGGATGATCTTTCCCAAGGCGGGTTGGCTGAACTGGCTGATGCGGCGCCGACGCGCGCTTGGTGTGGCTGCCTTCCTCTATGCGGTGCTGCATCTGGTCTTGTACGTCATTGACGAGGGCGCCCTTGCTCCAATGCTTGCGGAGTTCACGGAACTTGGGATCTGGACGGGCTGGCTGGCGTTCGCGATCTTCGTGCCGCTGGGTCTGACCAGCAATGCCGCATCGCAGCGCTGGCTGCTGGCGGGGTGGACGAAACTGCAGCGGTTTGTCTACCCGGCCGCGGTGCTGACCCTACTGCACTGGATTTTTGTGAACAACAATCTTGGTCCGGCTCTGGTGCATTTCGTGCCGCTTGCTGCGCTTGAAGCCTGGCGGATCTGGAAGACTTATTCCGGCAGGGCAGGTCCGGCGGTCGCAGCTACCGATCCTTGA
- a CDS encoding alanine/glycine:cation symporter family protein has protein sequence MLLALSTAGLAGAAHAQEAMTLDQKVNEIFAAVTGPFVSLIFAPLPGTSFPWIVMWLVIAASIFTIYFGFVQFRFFGHAIGLVKGDYSDPNDAGEVSHFQALATALSGTVGLGNIAGVAVAVGIGGPGATFWMILAGLLGMASKFTECTLGVKYRNEYEDGTVSGGPMYYISKGFKELGLPGGKFLAVMFSIFCILGALGGGNMFQANQAHAQISGIVGDYPGWITGIVFAAVVFAVIVGGIKSIANVTEKIVPFMGILYVGAALIILLVNYDKIGWAFGQIFGGAFTGLGVAGGFVGALIQGFKRAAFSNEAGVGSAAIAHSAVRTKEPITEGFVSLLEPLIDTVVICTMTALVITISQQLIVDQATGLYVLNEAGTSIATVGDVSGVALTSAAFGSAISWFPYVLAIAVVLFAFSTMISWSYYGLKSWTYLFGEGKNSELTFKVIFCVFIVIGAAASLGPVIDFSDAAIFAMAVVNIFCLYFLMGLVKKELISYASRLKAGEIRKFKH, from the coding sequence ATGCTGTTGGCACTCTCAACAGCCGGGCTTGCGGGCGCCGCTCATGCGCAGGAAGCCATGACCCTCGACCAGAAGGTCAACGAGATCTTTGCGGCCGTCACCGGGCCGTTTGTCAGCCTTATTTTCGCGCCACTTCCGGGCACCAGTTTTCCCTGGATCGTGATGTGGCTGGTGATCGCGGCCTCGATCTTTACGATCTATTTCGGCTTTGTGCAGTTCCGCTTCTTCGGTCATGCCATCGGCCTGGTGAAAGGTGATTACTCGGATCCCAATGATGCGGGTGAAGTGAGCCATTTCCAGGCACTGGCAACAGCGCTGTCGGGCACTGTCGGTCTCGGCAATATCGCCGGTGTGGCGGTTGCCGTTGGCATCGGCGGACCCGGGGCGACGTTCTGGATGATCCTTGCCGGACTGCTCGGCATGGCGTCCAAATTCACTGAATGTACGCTCGGTGTGAAGTACCGCAACGAGTATGAAGACGGCACGGTTTCCGGTGGTCCGATGTACTACATCTCCAAGGGGTTCAAGGAGCTGGGTCTTCCCGGCGGCAAGTTCCTCGCGGTGATGTTTTCGATCTTCTGTATCCTCGGCGCACTCGGCGGCGGCAACATGTTCCAGGCCAATCAGGCGCATGCGCAGATTTCCGGCATTGTCGGTGACTATCCGGGCTGGATTACAGGAATTGTCTTCGCAGCAGTGGTCTTTGCGGTCATCGTCGGCGGCATCAAATCCATCGCCAACGTGACTGAAAAGATTGTTCCGTTCATGGGCATTCTCTATGTCGGTGCGGCGCTGATCATCCTGCTGGTGAACTACGACAAGATCGGCTGGGCATTCGGCCAGATCTTCGGCGGTGCCTTTACCGGCCTCGGCGTTGCAGGCGGCTTTGTCGGCGCTCTGATCCAGGGCTTCAAACGGGCAGCGTTTTCCAACGAAGCCGGTGTCGGCTCGGCGGCAATTGCCCACTCGGCGGTGAGAACCAAAGAGCCGATTACAGAAGGTTTTGTGTCGCTCCTCGAGCCACTCATCGACACTGTCGTGATCTGCACGATGACCGCACTGGTGATCACCATTTCGCAGCAGTTGATCGTTGATCAGGCCACCGGGCTCTATGTGCTCAACGAAGCCGGTACGTCGATTGCCACTGTTGGCGATGTCAGCGGCGTGGCCCTGACCTCGGCAGCATTCGGATCGGCCATCAGCTGGTTCCCTTATGTGCTGGCCATCGCGGTGGTGCTGTTTGCCTTCTCGACCATGATCTCCTGGTCCTATTACGGGCTGAAGAGCTGGACCTATCTGTTCGGCGAAGGCAAGAACTCGGAGCTGACATTCAAGGTCATATTCTGCGTGTTCATCGTCATCGGTGCGGCGGCCAGCCTTGGTCCGGTCATCGACTTCTCCGATGCCGCGATCTTTGCCATGGCTGTGGTCAACATCTTCTGCCTCTACTTCCTGATGGGACTGGTGAAGAAGGAGCTGATTTCCTACGCTTCGCGGCTCAAGGCTGGTGAAATCCGCAAGTTCAAGCACTAG
- a CDS encoding LysR family transcriptional regulator — MQIEHLETFLDLMETNSFNRTAERLNLTQSTVSGRIQALETTLGRKLFTRSRAGTQPTPAGFKLLDHARTLRHQWTEARRSVQNTGNFAHSMRIGMQHDLASSHIADWVSGFRKVLPDAAFYIDLDFSNQMSIDLLAGEIDLSIMFTPKNLPDLHYEHIGELAYRMISSTAVHLNDIEPQSYIFTNYSPAFEKVHRQIVANLAETPLSSGQNITVCGLLMALGGTAYVLEDSAEEMVASGGFGFVRGAPRIPQSVYFAVHLRNRHSHIHRRLLNSARKHLSGQ; from the coding sequence ATGCAAATCGAGCATCTGGAAACTTTCCTCGACCTGATGGAAACCAACAGCTTCAACCGCACCGCCGAACGCCTGAACCTGACCCAGTCAACCGTATCCGGCCGCATCCAGGCGCTGGAAACCACGCTGGGGCGCAAGCTGTTCACCCGAAGTCGCGCCGGGACCCAGCCGACGCCGGCTGGATTCAAGCTGCTTGATCATGCCCGCACCTTGCGCCACCAATGGACCGAGGCGCGGCGATCTGTGCAGAACACCGGCAATTTTGCCCATTCGATGCGGATCGGCATGCAGCATGACCTGGCCTCCAGCCACATTGCCGACTGGGTGAGCGGGTTCAGGAAAGTCCTGCCCGATGCTGCCTTCTATATCGACCTCGATTTTTCCAACCAGATGAGCATCGACCTGCTGGCTGGCGAAATCGATCTGTCGATCATGTTCACCCCGAAGAACCTACCCGACCTGCATTACGAACACATCGGTGAACTCGCCTACCGGATGATCAGTTCAACGGCGGTGCACCTCAACGACATCGAGCCGCAAAGCTACATCTTCACCAACTATTCGCCGGCATTTGAGAAGGTGCACCGCCAGATCGTCGCCAATCTGGCCGAAACGCCGCTGTCGAGCGGACAGAACATCACTGTGTGCGGTCTTCTCATGGCTCTGGGCGGAACCGCTTACGTGCTGGAGGATTCCGCTGAGGAAATGGTGGCCTCAGGCGGGTTCGGTTTTGTCAGGGGCGCGCCGCGCATACCCCAGTCCGTCTATTTCGCTGTGCATCTGCGCAACCGCCATTCGCACATCCACCGCCGCCTGCTCAACAGCGCCCGCAAACACCTGTCGGGGCAGTGA
- a CDS encoding Lrp/AsnC ligand binding domain-containing protein: MKRNLDPIDRRILNELQAHGRMSIVDLAERVHLTKTPCSERVKRLERDGVISGYSATIEPTEVDMSHVMIVHVNLSKTSDSSLEDFNRAVRLIPEVQSCLMIAGPFDYMLKVRTRDITEFRELLGDRISKLPSVMQTHSFAVMESVKETSMIELRS, translated from the coding sequence GTGAAGAGGAATTTAGACCCTATAGATCGCCGCATCCTCAATGAATTGCAGGCGCATGGGCGGATGTCGATCGTTGATCTTGCCGAGCGTGTGCATCTGACCAAAACCCCGTGTTCGGAACGGGTCAAACGGCTCGAGCGTGACGGGGTCATTTCCGGTTACAGCGCCACTATTGAGCCCACTGAAGTGGACATGAGCCACGTCATGATCGTCCATGTGAACCTGTCAAAGACCAGCGACAGCTCGCTTGAGGACTTCAATCGGGCCGTCCGGTTGATCCCCGAAGTACAGAGCTGCCTGATGATTGCCGGGCCGTTTGATTACATGCTCAAAGTTCGCACCCGCGACATCACCGAGTTCCGGGAACTGCTTGGCGATCGGATCAGCAAGTTGCCGTCGGTGATGCAGACCCACTCCTTCGCAGTCATGGAATCCGTCAAGGAAACAAGCATGATCGAATTGCGCAGCTGA